The proteins below come from a single Dehalococcoidia bacterium genomic window:
- a CDS encoding ABC transporter substrate-binding protein — translation MRGSCGRLLALPLLLLTACAPAAPVSPATGGTTAPVEVREENQSLRVIAGSLIGNPTPQASNSNAYQYFPLYDSLTVFGEDAKVLPWVATKWESSPDGLTWTFTIRNDMTFSNGDKLTAEDVAYTIQQVLTKRWPQLTFISTVTEARATSPTTVDLVTRQIDVTLPSGTTYLWIVPKEYMERVGFEAFVQKPVGSGPYELVDFRVADRIHYRKRSTPHAFRKPIPDEILIRAVVDGSQQVNGLRTGEAHIVAGPTYQADAAEILRREGFTIINKPTGISAIRFAQSVYEAKNSPLKDKRVRQALNYAVDRVTLTRVLFGSYGRPDSQFSLPGSQYYDPSVPIWPYDVAKAKQLLAEAGYPNGFKVEMDYSVSMSSPTLIQAIQGYLREIGVEVNANPFEQGVFVDKVYARAGQTISEMSPGGNGDTNGFNSGTRVFIGCGRPSPQQYFYCNPEWDRLMDAAYAERDDAKRRQLFLEANRIMRDDVPMIFLYTADSLLSHSPKVRGWQVPMPLSFRFDEVYLVK, via the coding sequence ATGCGCGGTTCTTGTGGTCGTCTTCTCGCTCTTCCCCTGCTCCTTCTCACTGCGTGCGCCCCGGCGGCGCCGGTTTCACCTGCCACGGGCGGCACGACCGCGCCGGTGGAAGTCCGCGAAGAGAACCAGTCGCTGCGGGTGATTGCGGGTTCCTTGATCGGCAACCCGACGCCTCAGGCGTCGAACTCCAACGCCTACCAGTATTTCCCGCTCTACGACAGCCTCACCGTCTTCGGCGAAGACGCCAAGGTGCTGCCGTGGGTGGCGACGAAGTGGGAGTCCTCGCCCGACGGTTTGACGTGGACATTCACCATCCGCAACGACATGACGTTCTCGAACGGCGATAAGCTCACCGCCGAGGATGTGGCCTACACCATCCAGCAAGTCTTGACCAAGCGCTGGCCCCAGCTGACCTTTATTTCCACCGTCACGGAAGCCCGCGCGACCAGCCCCACGACGGTCGATCTCGTCACGCGCCAGATCGACGTCACCCTGCCGTCCGGCACGACCTATCTCTGGATTGTGCCGAAAGAGTACATGGAGCGGGTCGGATTTGAGGCGTTCGTTCAGAAGCCGGTCGGCTCTGGCCCCTATGAACTCGTCGATTTCCGTGTTGCCGACCGCATTCACTACCGGAAGCGTTCGACCCCTCACGCCTTCCGCAAGCCGATCCCCGACGAGATTCTCATCCGCGCCGTAGTCGATGGCAGCCAGCAGGTCAACGGTCTGCGGACCGGCGAGGCGCACATTGTTGCGGGCCCGACCTACCAAGCCGACGCAGCAGAGATCTTGAGGCGCGAGGGCTTCACCATCATCAACAAGCCGACTGGGATCAGCGCGATCCGGTTCGCGCAGAGTGTCTACGAAGCGAAGAACTCCCCCCTGAAGGATAAGCGCGTTCGGCAGGCGCTCAACTACGCCGTCGACCGGGTTACGCTGACCCGCGTGCTCTTTGGGAGCTATGGCCGGCCCGACAGCCAGTTCTCACTGCCAGGAAGCCAGTATTACGACCCGAGCGTCCCGATCTGGCCGTACGACGTTGCGAAAGCGAAGCAGCTGCTCGCCGAAGCGGGCTACCCGAACGGTTTTAAGGTCGAGATGGACTATTCGGTGTCGATGAGCAGCCCCACTTTGATCCAAGCCATTCAAGGCTATCTCCGCGAGATCGGCGTCGAGGTGAACGCCAATCCCTTTGAGCAGGGGGTGTTTGTCGATAAGGTGTATGCCCGCGCTGGGCAGACGATCAGCGAGATGAGCCCGGGCGGCAACGGCGATACGAACGGATTCAACTCGGGCACTCGCGTCTTCATCGGCTGCGGCCGGCCTTCGCCTCAGCAGTATTTCTACTGCAATCCCGAGTGGGACCGCTTGATGGACGCCGCCTATGCTGAGCGCGACGATGCCAAGCGTCGCCAGCTCTTTCTCGAAGCAAATCGGATCATGCGCGACGATGTGCCGATGATCTTTCTCTATACTGCCGACTCGCTGCTGAGCCACAGCCCGAAAGTGCGTGGCTGGCAGGTGCCGATGCCGCTCTCGTTCCGATTCGACGAGGTGTATCTCGTCAAATAA